The Alkalihalophilus pseudofirmus nucleotide sequence AGGCTCCATTCTATCACCTACTAATCGTAATATAACTATTTTAATATTCTTACATGGTATCCAAAGTAAAGATTAAAATAAAAAGACCTATTCACCTTAAATAAACCTATTAAAGACTTACACTAAATCATTTTTTGTGTAATTATAGTACTAGTCAGAAAGTTACAAATACATCATATCAAAGGAGTGAACAAATATGAAGAAAATCCTCTTCGTTTTAGTTGCAATTGCTGTGTTATCTACCGTTGGAGCAGGTGCAGTTGGAGCAGAGCCAGCAGCTGTAATTCAAACGCTTCCTGGAATTCACACTTAATAACATTAAACACCGTGCCGTATTACTCCAGAAACCTATTACTTTTCTTAAATGTTAAAAGTAAATTTTTTCTTTTAATATTGTAGCGGAAGTGCTTTTAAAAATTAGGGCATCAACTATGGGCAGAATTCATAGTAAGTTACTTAACAGAGAAGCTGAATTAAAAAAGATCGAGTGATTAATCACTCGATCTTTTTTTATATCTTCGTACGATCAAATAGCTCAATACTCCAATTACACCACCAATGGTGTCAAGGATGACATCTGCAAAGAGTCCTGTACGATCTGGATGTAATAAATGTCGATATTCATCAATACAAGCAAAAGGAAATATAATCATTAGTGTAAGCATTATTGCTGTGGGTACTTTGTAATTTAAAGCAAGAAATATTCTCGTAAGCAAGAATCCTAATATACTAAATACTAATAGATGCGCCCCTTTGCGTATAAAGAATTCGATGAATGCAGCAGGTCCTCGAGCTATTACACTAATTTCCGAGCCCCCATAAGTAAATGATATAGAACCTAAAAGAGAATACACCCACTCTAAGTTCCAATTTTGGAGGAGAGGTTGAATATCCTGATCTGAGTATGGTTGAGAAGAAGAATAAATTATGACACCTAACCAAATACTTAACAGAATGAGAGTAACAATTACTTTTTTATTCAAATGATCACCTTATCTCCACTATATAACTTCCACTTTTCCTATTTTCCAACTTTATCTTTCATCGTTGTAAAAGACAAGGCGTAAAATATTTTTACGACTTTAATCTTGTAGTAAAAATACTCATTTCTTCATCTTCTAACTCCCCCAACCTTTCATTTTCATAAAATGGCCTAGAGCAAAAAGACGAAATGACAGCTCTATGTACTGACGTTTTGGCTTTTCATCAACATGCACCCCTCAC carries:
- a CDS encoding lipoprotein — encoded protein: MKKILFVLVAIAVLSTVGAGAVGAEPAAVIQTLPGIHT
- a CDS encoding VanZ family protein — its product is MNKKVIVTLILLSIWLGVIIYSSSQPYSDQDIQPLLQNWNLEWVYSLLGSISFTYGGSEISVIARGPAAFIEFFIRKGAHLLVFSILGFLLTRIFLALNYKVPTAIMLTLMIIFPFACIDEYRHLLHPDRTGLFADVILDTIGGVIGVLSYLIVRRYKKRSSD